A stretch of the Microcebus murinus isolate Inina chromosome 6, M.murinus_Inina_mat1.0, whole genome shotgun sequence genome encodes the following:
- the COXFA4L3 gene encoding normal mucosa of esophagus-specific gene 1 protein: protein MGFFQLLMKKKELIPLVVFITAAAGGASSFAVYSLRKPGVIIDRKGNPEPWDNVDPTVPQKLITINQQWKPIEELQQVRRATK, encoded by the exons ATGGGCTTTTTCCAACTCCTgatgaaaaagaaggaa CTCATCCCTTTGGTGGTGTTCATCACGGCTGCGGCGGGCGGAGCCTCGTCTTTCGCCGTGTATTCCCTGCGGAAACCCGGCGTGAT cattgaTCGAAAAGGAAATCCAGAACCTTGGGACAATGTGGATCCTACCGTACCTCAAAAG cttatAACAATTAACCAACAATGGAAGCCAATTGAAGAGTTGCAGCAGGTCCGAAGAGCAACCAAATGA